In one Cervus elaphus chromosome 9, mCerEla1.1, whole genome shotgun sequence genomic region, the following are encoded:
- the LOC122700534 gene encoding PRELI domain-containing protein 1, mitochondrial: protein MVKYFLGQSVLRSSWDQVFAAFWQRYPNPYSKHVLTEDIVHREVTSDQKLLSRRLLTKTNRMPRWAERLFPANVAHSVYILEDSIVDPQNQTMTTFTWNINHARLMMVEERCVYRVNSDNSGWTEIRREAWVSSSLFGVSRAVQEFGLARFKSNVTKTMKGFEYILAKLQGEAPPKTLVETAKEAKEKAKETALAATEKAKDLASKAATKKQQQQQQFV, encoded by the coding sequence ATGGTGAAGTATTTCCTGGGCCAGAGCGTGCTACGGAGTTCCTGGGACCAAGTGTTCGCTGCCTTCTGGCAGCGGTACCCGAATCCCTATAGCAAACATGTCTTGACGGAAGACATAGTGCACCGAGAGGTGACCTCTGACCAGAAGCTCCTGTCCCGACGACTCCTGACCAAGACGAACAGGATGCCCCGCTGGGCTGAGCGACTGTTTCCTGCCAATGTTGCTCACTCAGTGTACATCCTGGAGGATTCTATTGTGGACCCACAAAACCAGACCATGACCACCTTCACCTGGAACATCAACCACGCCCGGCTGATGATGGTGGAGGAACGATGTGTTTACCGTGTGAACTCTGATAACAGCGGCTGGACCGAAATCCGCCGGGAAGCCTGGGTCTCCTCTAGCTTATTTGGTGTCTCCAGAGCTGTCCAGGAATTTGGTCTCGCGCGGTTCAAAAGCAACGTGACCAAGACTATGAAGGGTTTTGAATACATCTTGGCCAAGCTGCAAGGTGAGGCCCCTCCCAAAACCCTTGTTGAAACAGCCAAGGAAGCCAAGGAGAAGGCCAAGGAGACGGCACTGGCAGCTACGGAGAAGGCCAAGGACCTTGCCAGCAAGGCAGCCacgaagaagcagcagcagcagcagcagttcgtGTAG